Proteins from one Anopheles nili chromosome 2, idAnoNiliSN_F5_01, whole genome shotgun sequence genomic window:
- the LOC128725008 gene encoding uncharacterized protein LOC128725008 has translation MNFVKLHTNTCFIFLGLLSALTCQMLENENLIQLSDREKVEALVKQWAPLVWLAPNEKYMPGDVTEFLKHVHAEEAKVVTVYPGSEITEFDDLNNYENGIDSEMSYYDPAGQLRQGRFRNKRNFKDSSISLDLLFDFSIGNESKNWYLVTNNDIEKLIAEKDSFLYGQNPLNENVPIYAVISMCKHSSSNAIDNILQFSLPTTTALYPSTNLIHNANKQENELSYPVKDRISYMRNPYAPTPKNIFELQPNLRHTTNKVEKSIRLIRRKREFLEQTTLREDEMSITTDKSPIPQDKLTRSLLAREGTNDSGDRSSGKQIVNSNKDGSVENISYSDENDEWETITERRHDTERYTQEKSIEYPHFHVTYWMFYPYSQGKVMCTIDLGPFGPWPIPLIFGLCLGTKKEFGSHVGDWEHMSLYFRGRREPDEMYVSAHDAGAFYSYERLTGTFEYHSQETRKGILQQPTFPKTVVTSNNHPVLFAAEGSHGLWTAPGKHKFVRVPRLYDINGFGMPWSTWKNVQIIHENSGKGHSTPQPKWMKFNGRWGNPKTKCHPLKRIGLHICELTDGPTGIPRKKHHFKCKR, from the exons TGGAAGCGTTAGTTAAGCAGTGGGCACCGTTAGTCTGGTTAGCGCCcaatgaaaaatatatgccCGGAGATGTGACAGAATTTCTTAAGCATGTCCACGCCGAAGAAGCTAAAGTAGTAACAGTATATCCAGGCAGTGAAATTACAGAATTTGACGATCTCAACAACTACGAGAATGGGATTGACAGCGAGATGTCCTATTATGATCCAGCGGGCCAGTTACGACAAGGACGTTTTCGTAACAAACGAAATTTCAAAGATTCTTCAATATCGTTGGATTTGCTTTTCGACTTTTCTATTGGAAATGAATCGAAAAATTGGTACCTCGTGACCAACAACGATATTGAAAAGCTAATTGCAGAGAAAGATTCCTTTCTTTATGGACAGAACcctttgaatgaaaatgtgccAATCTATGCGGTGATCAGTATGTGCAAACACTCGTCATCGAATGCAATAGATAACATCTTACAATTTTCTTTACCAACAACAACTGCCCTATACCCATCGACTAATTTGATACATAATGCGAATAAACAAGAAAATG AATTGTCATATCCGGTAAAAGATCGTATATCGTATATGCGGAATCCTTACGCTCCCACACCTAAAAACATATTTGAACTACAGCCAAACTTACGGCATACTACGAACAAGGTTGAAAAAAGCATTCGGCTGATTCGAAGAAAACGTGAATTCCTTGAACAAACCACACTTCGCGAAGATGAGATGTCAATTACCACAGATAAATCTCCAATACCACAAGACAAATTAACTAGGAGTTTATTAGCAAGAGAGGGTACTAACGATTCCGGTGATAGAAGTTCCGGTAAGCAAATTGTAAACTCGAACAAGGATGGCtctgtggaaaatatttcatataGTGATGAAAACGACGAATGGGAAACGATTACCGAGCGCAGACATGACACTGAACGCTATACTCAGGAAAAGTCTATCGAATATCCACATTTCCATGTCACCTATTGGATGTTTTATCCTTATAGTCAG GGTAAAGTTATGTGCACCATTGATCTGGGACCATTCGGTCCTTGGCCAATTCCCCTGATTTTTGGTCTGTGTCTCGGAACCAAGAAAGAATTCGGTAGTCATGTTGGAGACTGGGAACATATGAGTCTCTATTTTCGAGGAAGAAGAGAACCAGAT GAAATGTATGTTTCGGCCCACGATGCAGGTGCATTCTATTCCTACGAAAGGCTTACCGGGACATTTGAATATCATAGCCAAGAAACTAGAAAGGGAATTTTGCAACAACCAACTTTTCCAAAAACAGTAGTAACGTCAAATAACCACCCAGTGCTATTTGCTGCGGAAGGATCTCATGGTCTCTGGACAGCACCAGGGAAACATAAATTTGTTCGCGTCCCTAGGTTGTACGACATAAACGGATTCGGTATGCCATGGTCGACATGGAAGAATGTTCAAATTATTCACGAAAATAGTGGTAAAG GACACAGTACTCCACAGCCAAAATGGATGAAGTTCAATGGACGCTGGGGaaatccaaaaacaaaatgtcatcCGTTGAAACGTATCGGATTGCACATATGTGAACTGACCGATGGACCAACCGGAATTCcacgaaaaaaacatcatttcaaATGCAAGCGATAA